In Thermodesulfobacteriota bacterium, the genomic stretch GCGACGACGTGGTGATGAGAGAACTGCCAGAAGCTGTCGTTTACAAGCCAGGCACCTATACGTTCTCTTTGAAGGCCGGAGAGCAGACTCCTTATTGGATTACTTTTCCGACCGGCGTTATCTCAAACTGGAGACTTGATTCACCCGACGGCAAGTTTCAGGCGATCTACGACGATGGAGAGGTCGTCAACCTGTGGTCCGCCAAGTCTCTACCAAAAAACAAGTATAAATTTAGGCTATTGGCTGTAACAGACCAGCCTGAAATCAGTATGGTTGTGCGCCAGAGGTAATCAGCAGGGAGAGCAGCAATTTGCTCTCCCTTTTTCATTTTCAAAAAAGTTGTTATACTGTAAATATACTAAATTCGAAATATATGAAAGGATTCATCTTTTCTTGCGTTCTACTATTATTTCTCTCCTGCACCCCTCAGGCACTCGCAGTTGGAGCTGGCACTGATAACGACTGCCCTTCAGGCTCCGTTTGCCTCGATAATCCCCTTAATACAGATTCTCCTCAAAAACTTATCGGCGTAATCATCAGAGGCGCATTGGGCGTGGTCGGCTCAATCTCCCTGGCTATTTTCGTCTATGGAGGCTTCATCTGGATGCTCTCAGGAGGAAATACGGAGATGGTTCAGAGGGGAAAGCTGACCTTCTTCTATGCCACTATCGGATTAATTATTATCTTTTCTGCCTATGCCATTACCAAATTCGTTATGGCGGATTTGCTCGGGCTTGGCTAAATTCATATGCAAAAAATTCTGAACAAAATCCATGAAGAGATGCCCTTTATGCTAAAAATGACGGCCGCTACTCTTGTGGGCATGACCTTTCTAACCGGATTCAGCAGGCTAACAATGAACTACGAAATCTCCCTAGTCTATATAGCGATAGGGTTCGTGATTTTGATGTGGGTTATGTATGAATTTATCAGAAAGGGATTAAGTAAGCAGTAACCGAGCTCATGGATCAATTACAGGAAGCGTATAGTTAGAAATTTCATTTATTATTTCTATACCAAGAGATTTCGTTTCCAGAGAACTTGAACTATACTGCAACGAATAAGCTGCAAAATCATGTTTTCTACTGTGACCTAAAATATAAAATTCTGGCCTATAAATAGCGATAATAGGACGAGGAGTTTTAGCTCTATGATCTGAAGCCAATTCTATCAGAGTCTTATAGTCGCGCGAGCTTAAGTCGAGAGCGCCCCAAGGATGTGTGTGCCAATCCCCCATGAACGTTAATTCGCCTCTTGTTAGGTCAAATATGTAATCCAAAATACTCTGGCAATATTTGTGGTCCG encodes the following:
- a CDS encoding Mov34/MPN/PAD-1 family protein, whose protein sequence is MQKKIFIFASVIETWRKEAKKFLFKETGGILIGYKDKSGNHVMTHATGPGPNAYHGLTCFEADHKYCQSILDYIFDLTRGELTFMGDWHTHPWGALDLSSRDYKTLIELASDHRAKTPRPIIAIYRPEFYILGHSRKHDFAAYSLQYSSSSLETKSLGIEIINEISNYTLPVIDP